DNA from Plutella xylostella chromosome 19, ilPluXylo3.1, whole genome shotgun sequence:
tattttatattcacTCGCGTAATCTTATAGTAGTACTCTTATAATCTTACATATTGCAGGTATTAGTCGACGAAATTAGTATTTTCGAACGTTTTAAAAACCAAAGTGAGCCACTTTTTCTGTTTATTAAAGTAagttcaataattattttaaatataaaacctTACGTTAATAGCatacatatttaattcaaTGAATTATCTgatacccatatcacaggcCCTGCCTAGCTAAGGGTCGGAtggctgtgtgtgagatgtgcccacatatttattattatttaaataaacgtTTCCAGAACAAGAAAATAACTCGAATATTCCGCGGCATGGACAGCATCAGGCTTCTGGAAGTGGCTCGACAGGAATTAGACCATTTCCACAAACACCAGGATGCTCTGGATCTAGACCGACCCACCTATGACCTGGACCAGTTCACTCCAGAAGAAGAAGTTAGTATATTTTACTGTTGTCTGGTTTAGCCAAGAGTAAAagagataattatgtagttcCTAGGTACTCACTTAAGGGAGAAAAAAGACTATGAAAGGTATATTTGAGGTTTTAGTACCTCCACTTTTGGCCAGTGATAGGAGAAAAAGCACCAATCCGCACTGTGCCCGCGTgttggactaggcctaaaaccctccctttattggaaggagacccgtgccccagtcATGGGGACATGATGGCTTGTGATAAGGATAAAAAGGTTGCCTTTCTTCTGACCGACCGTATTTGACCAAATCCACCGCAGAACTCTTCAATTCCAGCTATGGCTCCAGGAGAGAAACACCGAGAATGCCCGAGTAATTGCGTTTAAGCAAGCGGTGCGGGCGAAGCGACAAGCGGAGCGGAAACGCTACCGCGCATCGCTCATGGCACCACACTTGAAGATGCTAAACTTCGTCCTCTTTTGGCCTCACGCTAAGCACGCCCATCCGGAGCTGTATGAGCGGTGGGATACGCATAGTAGGTTGCTTATCTATAAacatataatacttaatataatacttataaataataaagaatttcTTTAGTATTTgatcataatatttacttttttagttgGTGGTGGTCCTCATGCGCTTTTAAATGTAccaacttcaatattgcagacagcgtcttagctagtcttttccgtttaggagtaatatggtgctatgtcactggatctttttcattgcttgcgagtgtaATTACACTGATACAAATGAATCCTGAAACACCTGTTTCTTTCTATCGAACCTTTAAATCCGCTTATCGTTTTCCAGACATAATAATGGTGGGCCGTGAAGACATCCAGTTGACCAAGGAGGTAGCTGAAGATATCCTCTATGACGGTGAAGCGGAGCTACTGAATGAGGCTTCCATCCACGCGCTGACCTCGTCTCCGGCGCTGGCCATCTGCTTCAGGATACTGGACGAGGAAAAGGACTTCGTTGGTAGGtgttgacgaccgaatggtgtagtggttagtgagaCTGGCtgctgaaggtcccgggttcgttTCCCAGCCGACAGATATGTGTTTAAAGACTGATATTTGTACTTGGATCTTGGGGTGTTCATTTGACTACGTTAAtcattacttaaaaataacttgtatGGTAGATAAAATCGCATCACACACAAACCTTTGAAGGCTTATGTGGTGTTGTATACTGTTAATTATATGTACCAATAtgtgtttgttaataaataaaataaaaataaaataaatttatgtaggtataaatatgtaggtttcTAGCCTTTCCCAGccgacagatatttgttttaagactGATATTTGTACTTGGATCGTGGGGTGttcattatgtaggtataaatatgtaggtatctatctTCGGATGGCCGTGTTTGATATTATTACAAGCGAGGTGAACACTCTGGCTACAAAAGTGCATTATTAACATTTaagattttatacataataaacaataaaaacaaagtaatcGGTGTATCGGTCCCattcatcatttatttatttaaggcaCATCAACAGTTACATGTTACATGTCATCACCAGGTCTCGTCCGCTCAATCCTGTACGATGCACCGGCCGTGGAAGACAGAAAGTCAACGAGCGACCAGAAAATCCAGAAGTCTGCCTTCGACCGCTACAAGTCATTCAGTCCAAGTCGAGAGGAAGTGCTCAGGCAGAGACGTGAAGAGAATATTAAGAagaaggtacttacttactcgtACAGTGGACTGCAAAGTGAGCTGACCCCCTCTCAGTAGCAATATCATGTTTCTGTGCTGGCCACttaatgtaaattataatctaatatttcatacataatttatacataactagctgttaccgcgagcttcgcttcgccttaaaaagttttcccgtgtaaattgcgggataaaaagtagcctatgttcattctcagggtctagaccatatgtataccaaatttcatttaaatccgttcagtagttttggcgtgaaagagtaacagacagacagacagacacagttactttcgcatttataatattagttaggaagttaggattaggataaacaataaacactgtaaaattaataaactacGTACacacctacttatatttttttccgtgTTGGGGCACTAAAGCTGGATTAAGGTTTATcactgtggtgaaaggattggctaGCCAGATTTGTCAGTGGCTGAATTTTAATGGGTTGGTTGCAACTGTCGCAAGATCTAAGGTGCCAATGGTTTGTATTGGATTCCCGAATTAAGGTCTTACacagagaatcgggttcccagtaaaaactcaaactcaaactcaaatttttttattcatcgtacaaatataaaattttctgatgaacgtcaatttttacaaattactctccgttcggataagggggggctctttctgtctaaggagaagaacggaggcaagaaactcctgagccatcttttcaaaaaaagacttaaaactagttggtatacaatacatataagcttaataattattattataataatatgagcagagctaactacttatcacagccatgcattaacgtcctctaagtaatcatcaattttataataagcttttttactgagtttctctttaatgtaacacttaaacttattctctggcatttgagcaacttctgctggaagcttattataaaatctaatacagtaccctaaaaacgatttattaactttcgccagacgcatcgctggaaaagccagcttatgcttgttcctagtattaatgtcatgattactgccaattgtatcaaaagttgaaatattctttcgtacatacattaaattggaaaaaatgaactgacatggaactgtaaggatgttaatttctttaaatagttctctcaatgaatccctggaaccaagtttgtatatagagcggatggctcttttagATGGTTCTTTTTTCTcagtatctacctgtaccggtaacctgattatgcgaaagcgctcatgacatttaaaaatccgggaaatgctccgtgagtgagcgctttcacctacagggaacccgattctctatgtaagcacccttactCCCGTATACGCATTTAGTTATGACAGCTATAAATTAATGTAGCTCTGTTGGTGACCTGTAAATCTCTACTGTTTAATTGTAGTGGTGCCACTGCAAAAAAAATGAGTTTTTTGGTGAACACAGAAACAAGGTTTAATACAATGAAGGATGAACGGTTTTTCAGGAAGAACAAATAGAGCAGAGGGCGAGGAGGTTATCAGAAATGCGGCGTATGGCGAGACTCGCAAAGGAAGAGGCTTTACTCCTGAAGAAACAagagaaagaagaaagaaagatgcAACTTCTGAAAACTGGTGTGagtaataaatatgataaatcTTAAGGGCTAGCatgggcgcaattaagacgtgacataagttttgcatcgcactcactcacatcgcgcagcttcaagagcgagcgcgacggagaacttttgtcacgttttAAATGCGCACCGTGCTACATAGCCTGGTCTCTACTTCATAAAatactgtattttttgtagCAACTCTATTGCACCGAGCTATTAGATATTATGTTACAGCATTGAATatc
Protein-coding regions in this window:
- the LOC105390970 gene encoding uncharacterized protein LOC105390970 isoform X2 is translated as MGHGPTDLVTQLQNDKFSNRKAKIMAKNKIEIVKDVSNEWELELILNHNKNILICAEIYSSCFGPCTALDRTLAIIKLQWSDGEILMLRVLVDEISIFERFKNQSEPLFLFIKNKKITRIFRGMDSIRLLEVARQELDHFHKHQDALDLDRPTYDLDQFTPEEELWLQERNTENARVIAFKQAVRAKRQAERKRYRASLMAPHLKMLNFVLFWPHAKHAHPELYERWDTHNIIMVGREDIQLTKEVAEDILYDGEAELLNEASIHALTSSPALAICFRILDEEKDFVGLVRSILYDAPAVEDRKSTSDQKIQKSAFDRYKSFSPSREEVLRQRREENIKKKEEQIEQRARRLSEMRRMARLAKEEALLLKKQEKEERKMQLLKTGDLDALHKLQDESDDEEVDIDIPNEPELEEESTEILDEEEDESEYFPPPGLLVPAFYAPRSEVAKANGLAILFPKLVQERVTPPPEVLPPHVLVMLQASKRHRAVDALASRRSDVIHMGIFRGTTPYEAKHIAFTVKQFDSMNLVVKSVRQSRHGIRGR